A single Amphiura filiformis chromosome 19, Afil_fr2py, whole genome shotgun sequence DNA region contains:
- the LOC140141137 gene encoding tubulin alpha-1 chain-like translates to MRECISIHIGQAGVQMGNACWELYCLEHGIQPDGQMPSDKTMGKEDDSFNTFFSETGSGKHVPRAVMVDLEPTVVDEVRTGTYRQLFHPEQLITGKEDAANNYARGHYTIGKEKIDMILDRIRKLADQCSGLQGFLVFHSFGGGTGSGLTSLVMERLSVDFGKKSKLEFAIYPAPQISTAVVEPYNSILCTHTTLEHSDCAFMVDNEAIYDICRRNLDIGRPSYTNLNRLIAQVVSSITASLRFDGALNVDLTEFQTNLVPYPRIHFPLATYAPVISAEKAYHEQLVVSELTSACFEPGNQLVKCDPRHGKYMACCLLYRGDVVPKDVNTAIAVIKTKRSIQFVDWCPTGFKVGINYQPPTVVPGGDLAKVQRAVCMLSNTTAIAEPWARLDHKFDLMYAKRAFVHWYVGEGMEEGEFSEAREDLAALEKDYEEVGVESIDENIEQEEEY, encoded by the exons ATG CGTGAATGTATTTCTATCCACATAGGCCAGGCCGGTGTGCAAATGGGCAATGCATGCTGGGAGTTGTACTGTTTGGAGCATGGTATCCAGCCTGATGGTCAGATGCCTAGTGACAAAACGATGGGAAAAGAAGACGACTCGTTCAATACTTTCTTCAGTGAAACTGGGTCTGGGAAACATGTTCCACGTGCTGTGATGGTTGACTTGGAACCAACTGTAGTAG ATGAGGTCCGTACTGGTACCTACCGTCAACTCTTCCACCCTGAGCAGCTGATTACCGGCAAAGAAGATGCCGCCAACAACTACGCTCGTGGTCATTATACTATTGGAAAGGAAAAGATTGACATGATATTGGACAGGATTAGGAAACTA GCTGACCAATGTTCAGGTCTCCAAGGATTCCTGGTCTTCCATAGCTTCGGAGGTGGTACTGGTTCCGGATTAACATCTCTCGTCATGGAGCGACTTTCTGTCGATTTCGGCAAGAAATCCAAGCTTGAATTTGCAATCTACCCAGCTCCTCAGATCTCAACGGCGGTCGTCGAGCCATACAACTCCATCTTGTGTACCCATACCACGTTGGAGCACTCTGACTGCGCCTTCATGGTTGACAATGAAGCCATCTATGACATCTGTCGTCGTAATCTGGACATTGGTCGTCCATCGTACACCAATCTGAACCGACTTATCGCACAAGTTGTGTCTTCAATCACAGCGTCATTGCGATTTGACGGCGCTTTGAACGTCGACTTGACGGAGTTTCAAACTAACCTCGTTCCCTACCCGCGTATTCATTTTCCACTGGCCACTTACGCCCCTGTCATTTCTGCTGAGAAAGCTTATCACGAGCAGCTTGTGGTTTCTGAACTGACTAGTGCCTGTTTTGAGCCGGGCAACCAGTTGGTCAAGTGTGATCCTCGTCACGGCAAGTACATGGCATGTTGTCTGCTGTATCGTGGTGATGTCGTGCCAAAAGATGTCAATACAGCAATCGCCGTGATCAAAACCAAACGGTCCATCCAGTTCGTCGACTGGTGTCCAACTGGCTTCAAAGTCGGCATCAACTACCAGCCACCGACTGTTGTACCTGGTGGTGATCTGGCTAAGGTACAGCGTGCCGTCTGCATGTTGAGTAACACGACTGCCATCGCTGAGCCCTGGGCGCGTCTGGATCACAAGTTTGATCTGATGTACGCCAAGCGTGCTTTCGTTCATTGGTATGTTGGGGAAGGGATGGAGGAAGGCGAGTTCTCTGAAGCTCGTGAAGATCTTGCAGCTTTGGAGAAAGACTACGAAGAGGTTGGTGTTGAATCGATTGACGAAAATATTGAACAGGAAGAAGAATACTAA